The following coding sequences are from one Methylosinus sp. H3A window:
- a CDS encoding type II toxin-antitoxin system PrlF family antitoxin, whose protein sequence is MAKTSEFLEIPATITDRGQTTVPAAIRKMLHLRKRDRVVFRGLADGTVIIAKEQAHVEEEDPVIGKFLEFLARDMVDQPSQIRPPPPALLSRGKALVKGVKVDLDAALPDDEA, encoded by the coding sequence ATGGCCAAGACGTCAGAATTTCTTGAAATCCCCGCCACCATCACGGACCGTGGCCAGACGACCGTGCCGGCCGCCATCCGCAAGATGCTGCATCTCCGCAAACGCGACCGGGTGGTCTTTCGCGGACTCGCCGACGGCACCGTCATAATCGCGAAGGAGCAGGCGCACGTAGAAGAGGAAGATCCGGTCATCGGCAAATTCCTCGAATTCCTGGCTCGGGACATGGTCGACCAGCCGTCGCAAATTCGACCGCCGCCGCCGGCGCTGCTATCGCGCGGCAAAGCTCTGGTTAAGGGCGTCAAGGTCGACCTCGATGCCGCCTTGCCGGATGACGAGGCGTGA
- a CDS encoding type II toxin-antitoxin system YhaV family toxin, with product MNDDILKINGWTIYAHPLFLDQLEAMIKAVEKAREKDAKGYKKKRAAKLLAAVLKVAFENIPSDPTREIYRQGATLGDEYKHWFRAKFLQQFRLFFRYQQSANTKVIVLAWVNDDSTLRAYESANDAYAVFRKMLIRGNPPDSWTRLLAAASDIGAKRRIARATRERSQS from the coding sequence GTGAACGACGACATTTTGAAAATAAACGGATGGACGATTTACGCGCACCCGCTCTTCCTGGATCAGCTCGAGGCCATGATCAAAGCCGTCGAGAAGGCGCGCGAGAAAGACGCAAAAGGATATAAGAAGAAACGCGCGGCAAAACTCCTAGCGGCGGTATTGAAGGTCGCATTCGAGAACATTCCGAGCGATCCGACCCGCGAGATCTACCGGCAAGGAGCCACGCTCGGCGACGAATACAAGCACTGGTTCCGCGCGAAGTTCCTGCAACAATTCCGTCTCTTTTTCCGCTACCAGCAATCCGCGAACACCAAGGTCATCGTCCTCGCCTGGGTGAACGACGACTCGACACTCCGCGCCTATGAGAGCGCAAATGACGCCTACGCGGTGTTTCGAAAAATGCTCATACGCGGTAATCCGCCCGATAGCTGGACCAGGCTTCTTGCCGCAGCATCGGACATCGGCGCAAAGCGTCGGATCGCACGTGCGACGCGCGAGCGCAGTCAATCCTGA
- a CDS encoding LEPR-XLL domain-containing protein, translated as MVFDTLEQRILLNADVLAVSLAAAAPQQQAHDVVVQLVDPASSPQSASAAGSAAGPRIEVVDRSNSTILASADLAGLERVSIVGGAGADTLTIDAASFAGRQLPNFAFAGGDGADTLIWGSSDAATWTLHDDGSGAISGPANVSFSDVQNLVGGGADTLIGAVTDTDWRVEGAGAGSVGAFVFGGFAKLTGAANNNDTFSFSTSGSLAGVVDGGAGGFDTLVLDVGVAQSLVSTATGPDSGTIAYDGGLVTYRGLEPVTINGVVADLSFDLGTLSGNSSGVQARLTDAGTATDGVMTLQSLNGKFESQTFSAPTHSLTVRGGSGTDSVDIASLDSTFHAALTVNTLLSGYDPFDDGGLLPGDNHLTHKSVVSVSGDISLHGGALTLEADTIYVGTVADQTGASGSWAAGQTYTHVAATGGAGTGAEATILVDADGVATARLSAAGTGYAVGDALTFAPSGGGSVTMTLRNVANSAIVSTELAGGNAGEILFGKQKTNADGTTSLAGGARIALGANARLLAAADTANGHKAGKISLATSDVATRLVSWPGDFTAKDAAIDIQGAVLRGGAIKVNATAKDVNLNSDAPASAAGFTGTLTNLLGQIPGVLLSAATGVDLSVILRGADAKINVVDATIEAEGTVDIKAETKVDTQVFAIAAALGGGGLAKYTGLEFAGGYGLAQSDVEANVGGSTVIDASGSVTISAKGSTSTKTVSRASSNLDSTVNPNASSIAIAIAHTDLTALATVGLDASITSRAGNVNVIANGATKTTPDASTISPIDGRAGVGVALAFEFATVKAQLDGTIKAEGTAASESEETKTFDPVGGVDPATDIITLPNHGFANGQAVVYTPYLVNTSVAGSTVLAVQGQQSDSVGGLDKGKTYYVIVVDQDHIQLSKEPSIDLDPSGVDPTATQTLNAVKAKLFDIDAVDASADTIHIAAHGFETGDQVTYDAGGNTAITNLTDKAVYTVDRVDDATFRLKDGSGNVIQIAQGSALGAQSFTRASDNKKAELDLASVDANGRIHVKNHGFAIGTPIDVTYDSLSEDDVTLGGVQAAHPYKLVATDADTFELRDAKTNARITLTDPGSAATHALAYIGAVKSFDPATAVDGALDTITIANHGFKSGDAVIYGVDPTKSTTLSRAFELDAIDAAAKTIHIAGHGFSTGDQVTYDAGGNTPIANLTSGAVYTVQKISDDLFQLKDSNGVVVSVAQGATLGTHSFSNAATQTTASVTLARIDTATNRIYLQNHGFTATAAAPLLVDYASLEALGAHAVGGLQSDHQYKLVAVDANSFELRDATTGALVTLTDPGAPSVHVIAEDRVYQASRGNIHDLTAGDREIRGLTAGEQYYVVKVDDNHIRLVEDASEVSAVKAINLTSDGKGAITLWRRAPIRSA; from the coding sequence ATCGTCTTCGACACGCTCGAGCAACGCATTCTGCTGAATGCGGATGTGCTCGCCGTGAGTCTGGCGGCCGCCGCCCCGCAGCAGCAGGCCCATGACGTCGTCGTGCAACTCGTCGATCCCGCCTCGTCCCCGCAATCCGCGTCGGCGGCCGGGTCCGCAGCTGGTCCTCGGATCGAAGTCGTCGACCGCAGCAATTCGACAATTCTCGCGAGCGCCGATCTCGCAGGCCTCGAACGGGTTTCCATCGTCGGCGGCGCCGGCGCGGACACGCTCACCATCGATGCTGCTTCTTTCGCCGGCCGCCAATTGCCGAATTTCGCCTTCGCCGGCGGCGATGGCGCCGATACGCTGATCTGGGGCTCCAGCGACGCAGCGACCTGGACGCTGCACGACGATGGCTCGGGCGCGATCAGCGGCCCCGCCAATGTGAGCTTCTCGGACGTCCAAAATCTCGTCGGCGGCGGCGCGGACACGCTGATCGGCGCCGTGACGGACACCGACTGGCGGGTCGAGGGCGCGGGCGCAGGCTCCGTCGGCGCTTTCGTTTTCGGCGGCTTCGCCAAGCTCACCGGCGCCGCAAATAATAACGACACTTTCTCCTTCTCGACGAGCGGCAGTCTCGCCGGGGTGGTGGACGGCGGAGCCGGCGGCTTCGACACTCTGGTCCTCGACGTCGGCGTCGCGCAGAGCCTCGTGTCGACGGCGACCGGCCCGGACAGCGGAACGATCGCCTATGACGGCGGACTCGTCACCTATCGCGGCCTCGAGCCGGTCACGATCAACGGCGTTGTGGCCGATCTCTCCTTCGATCTCGGAACGCTCTCGGGCAATTCGAGCGGCGTGCAGGCGCGGCTGACGGATGCTGGAACCGCGACCGACGGCGTCATGACGCTCCAAAGCCTCAACGGCAAATTCGAGAGCCAGACCTTCAGCGCGCCGACGCATTCGCTCACCGTGCGCGGCGGCTCGGGAACGGACAGCGTCGACATCGCTTCGCTCGACAGCACCTTCCATGCGGCGCTGACGGTGAACACGCTGCTCTCGGGCTATGATCCGTTCGACGATGGCGGGCTGCTGCCGGGAGACAATCATCTGACGCATAAGAGCGTCGTGAGCGTCTCTGGCGATATTTCGCTTCATGGCGGCGCGCTCACTCTCGAGGCCGACACCATCTATGTCGGCACGGTCGCCGACCAAACCGGCGCTAGCGGCTCCTGGGCCGCCGGTCAGACCTACACGCATGTGGCCGCGACCGGAGGCGCCGGAACGGGCGCGGAAGCGACCATCCTCGTCGATGCGGATGGCGTCGCGACGGCGCGGCTCAGCGCCGCCGGAACGGGATACGCCGTCGGCGACGCGCTCACCTTCGCGCCGAGCGGTGGCGGCTCGGTGACGATGACGCTGCGCAATGTCGCCAATTCCGCGATCGTCTCGACGGAGCTCGCCGGCGGCAACGCCGGCGAAATTCTGTTCGGCAAGCAGAAGACCAATGCGGATGGCACGACGAGCCTCGCCGGCGGCGCGCGCATCGCGCTCGGCGCCAATGCGCGATTGCTCGCGGCGGCGGATACGGCGAATGGCCACAAGGCCGGCAAGATTTCGCTCGCGACCTCCGATGTCGCCACGCGCCTCGTGAGCTGGCCGGGCGACTTCACGGCCAAGGACGCCGCCATCGATATTCAGGGCGCGGTCCTGCGCGGCGGCGCGATCAAGGTGAACGCCACCGCCAAGGACGTCAATCTCAACAGCGACGCGCCGGCCTCCGCCGCGGGCTTCACCGGGACGCTGACGAATCTGCTGGGGCAGATTCCGGGCGTTCTGCTCAGCGCCGCGACGGGCGTCGATCTCTCGGTGATCCTGCGCGGCGCGGACGCCAAGATCAATGTCGTCGACGCGACGATCGAGGCCGAAGGAACCGTCGACATAAAGGCGGAAACCAAGGTCGACACACAGGTGTTCGCCATCGCTGCGGCGCTCGGCGGCGGCGGGCTCGCCAAATATACGGGGCTCGAATTCGCCGGCGGATACGGCCTCGCGCAGAGCGACGTCGAGGCGAATGTCGGCGGCTCCACGGTCATCGACGCCAGCGGCAGCGTCACCATCTCGGCCAAGGGCTCGACCTCGACGAAGACGGTGTCGCGCGCCTCGTCCAATCTCGACAGCACGGTCAATCCCAACGCTTCGTCCATCGCCATTGCGATAGCGCATACGGATCTCACCGCTCTGGCGACAGTCGGCCTCGACGCTTCGATCACGTCGCGCGCAGGCAATGTCAATGTCATCGCCAATGGCGCGACCAAGACGACGCCGGACGCCAGCACGATCAGCCCGATCGACGGCCGCGCCGGCGTCGGCGTGGCGCTGGCGTTCGAATTCGCGACAGTGAAAGCTCAGCTCGACGGGACGATCAAGGCCGAGGGCACGGCTGCGAGCGAAAGCGAGGAGACGAAGACCTTCGATCCGGTCGGCGGCGTCGATCCCGCCACCGACATCATCACCCTGCCCAATCACGGCTTCGCCAATGGGCAGGCCGTCGTCTACACGCCCTATCTCGTCAACACATCCGTCGCTGGCTCCACCGTGCTCGCGGTGCAGGGGCAGCAGAGCGATTCGGTCGGCGGGCTCGACAAGGGCAAGACCTATTACGTCATCGTCGTCGATCAGGACCATATCCAGCTCTCCAAGGAGCCCTCGATCGATCTCGATCCGTCGGGTGTCGATCCGACCGCGACGCAGACGCTGAACGCAGTCAAAGCCAAGCTGTTCGACATAGACGCGGTCGACGCGAGCGCGGATACGATCCATATCGCCGCGCATGGATTCGAGACCGGCGACCAGGTCACTTATGACGCCGGCGGCAATACGGCGATCACCAATCTCACGGATAAAGCTGTCTATACCGTCGACCGGGTCGATGACGCGACTTTCCGACTGAAGGACGGCTCCGGCAATGTCATTCAGATCGCGCAGGGCTCGGCGCTCGGCGCGCAGAGCTTCACGCGCGCCTCGGACAATAAAAAGGCCGAGCTCGATCTCGCCAGCGTGGACGCGAACGGCCGCATTCACGTCAAAAATCACGGCTTCGCGATCGGGACGCCGATCGATGTGACCTATGATTCGCTTTCCGAGGACGATGTGACGCTCGGCGGCGTGCAGGCCGCGCATCCGTATAAATTGGTCGCCACCGACGCCGACACATTCGAATTGCGCGACGCGAAAACCAATGCACGCATCACGCTGACCGATCCCGGCTCGGCGGCCACTCATGCGCTCGCCTATATCGGCGCCGTCAAGAGCTTCGATCCCGCCACGGCGGTCGACGGCGCGCTCGACACGATCACCATCGCCAATCACGGCTTCAAGAGCGGCGACGCCGTCATCTATGGCGTCGACCCGACCAAGTCGACGACGCTGTCACGCGCCTTCGAGCTCGATGCGATCGACGCTGCGGCGAAGACGATTCATATTGCGGGACACGGCTTCTCGACCGGCGATCAGGTCACTTATGACGCCGGCGGAAACACGCCGATCGCGAATCTCACGAGCGGCGCCGTCTATACGGTGCAGAAGATCAGCGACGATCTGTTCCAGCTCAAAGACTCGAACGGCGTGGTCGTCTCCGTGGCGCAAGGAGCCACGCTCGGGACGCACAGCTTCTCCAACGCCGCGACGCAGACGACGGCCAGCGTGACGCTGGCGCGCATCGACACTGCGACCAATCGCATCTACCTCCAGAACCATGGATTCACCGCGACGGCGGCCGCTCCGCTGCTCGTCGATTACGCCTCGCTCGAGGCGCTCGGCGCGCATGCCGTCGGCGGATTGCAGAGCGATCACCAGTATAAGCTCGTCGCCGTCGACGCCAATTCCTTCGAGCTGCGCGACGCGACGACCGGCGCGCTCGTCACGCTGACCGATCCGGGCGCGCCCTCGGTGCATGTCATCGCCGAGGACCGCGTCTATCAGGCCTCGCGCGGCAATATCCATGATCTCACCGCCGGCGACCGCGAAATCCGCGGTCTTACCGCGGGCGAGCAATATTATGTCGTCAAGGTCGACGACAATCACATCCGTCTCGTCGAAGACGCGAGCGAGGTCTCCGCGGTCAAGGCGATCAATCTCACCAGCGACGGCAAGGGCGCGATCACGCTCTGGCGGCGAGCGCCAATACGGTCGGCATAG